A part of Rhodopirellula bahusiensis genomic DNA contains:
- a CDS encoding serine/threonine-protein kinase, whose translation MSKSRDFLGPYRLARLIRIGSTAEVWEAIDEGDQKRYALKILRQSMSNDKGELASLKHEYNVGKALNSPRIIKMIDHRVENGRPFLVLELFSEMNMKQALRKGPESLAYMLDKIIEQAAEGLYYMHTKNWIHRDIKPDNYLVAHDGETKLIDFTITEPKRTGLSKMFYKAKNIQGTRSYMAPEQIRGKLCDERSDIYSFGCVLFEACTGKPPYTGQTPNDLLSKHLSASIPSPIVHNDNVTKDFADLVKSMMAKSPDARPDSVWEFLKVFRNIEVWRKRPRRPEVSVFDDDGSMKSPEDMIKRPEQTNDEEEEA comes from the coding sequence ATGTCTAAATCACGCGACTTTCTAGGCCCCTACCGACTCGCTCGATTGATCCGCATCGGATCAACCGCTGAAGTTTGGGAAGCGATTGATGAAGGGGACCAGAAACGTTACGCGCTCAAGATTTTGCGTCAGTCGATGTCGAATGACAAAGGCGAACTGGCATCGCTCAAGCACGAGTACAACGTCGGCAAGGCGCTGAACAGTCCGCGGATCATCAAGATGATCGACCACCGCGTCGAAAACGGCCGGCCATTTCTAGTGCTGGAATTGTTCAGTGAAATGAACATGAAGCAGGCGCTTCGGAAGGGGCCTGAGTCGCTCGCGTACATGCTCGACAAAATTATCGAGCAGGCCGCTGAGGGTCTTTACTACATGCACACGAAGAATTGGATCCATCGCGATATCAAGCCAGACAACTATCTGGTCGCCCATGACGGCGAGACCAAGCTGATTGACTTCACAATCACCGAACCGAAGCGGACCGGTTTGAGCAAGATGTTCTACAAAGCCAAGAACATCCAGGGCACACGCAGTTACATGGCTCCCGAACAAATTCGCGGGAAGCTTTGCGACGAACGCAGCGATATCTATTCGTTCGGTTGTGTCCTGTTCGAAGCCTGCACGGGCAAGCCACCGTACACCGGGCAGACTCCCAACGATTTGCTCTCGAAGCACCTGTCCGCTTCGATCCCAAGTCCGATCGTCCACAACGACAACGTGACGAAGGATTTCGCTGACTTGGTGAAAAGCATGATGGCGAAGTCGCCCGACGCGCGACCGGACTCGGTGTGGGAATTCTTGAAGGTCTTTCGCAACATCGAAGTTTGGCGGAAGCGACCACGTCGTCCTGAAGTCAGCGTCTTTGACGATGACGGTTCGATGAAGTCTCCCGAAGACATGATCAAACGTCCCGAACAAACCAACGACGAAGAAGAGGAAGCTTGA
- a CDS encoding FliA/WhiG family RNA polymerase sigma factor, which translates to MIITEDSMPATATADDPILKVWTSFKSTTKDAPDYEPLRNQLVERYMQLVRYNGERIWQRLPDGVELDDLISAGMFGLMDAIDAYDTERGVKFETFCVPRIRGAMLDELRKMDWVPRLVRSKASKLATATKTLEARFGRAPTVQELSAHMEIDIKEVEKMQSEANAVGVVSLNKKWYETDSYKDVREIDILEDKKGEDPTRRVQKNDLMRLVTKGLNRNERLIIILYYYEELTMKEIGATLDLSESRVSQMHTAIVNRLQQQLGVRRLEFGA; encoded by the coding sequence GTGATCATCACGGAGGATTCTATGCCGGCTACCGCAACTGCTGACGACCCAATCTTGAAGGTATGGACTTCTTTTAAATCCACCACCAAGGATGCTCCTGACTACGAGCCGCTGCGGAACCAGTTGGTGGAACGCTACATGCAATTGGTTCGCTACAACGGCGAACGCATCTGGCAACGACTTCCCGATGGCGTGGAACTGGATGACTTGATCAGTGCCGGTATGTTCGGCCTGATGGACGCCATCGACGCCTATGACACCGAACGCGGCGTGAAGTTCGAAACGTTTTGCGTGCCTCGGATCCGGGGAGCAATGCTCGACGAACTTCGCAAGATGGACTGGGTTCCACGTTTGGTTCGCAGTAAAGCCAGCAAACTGGCCACCGCGACCAAAACCTTGGAAGCTCGCTTTGGTCGTGCACCAACCGTCCAAGAGTTGTCGGCTCACATGGAGATCGACATCAAAGAAGTGGAAAAGATGCAAAGCGAAGCCAACGCCGTCGGCGTCGTCTCGCTGAACAAGAAGTGGTACGAAACGGACAGCTACAAAGATGTTCGTGAGATTGACATCTTGGAAGACAAGAAGGGCGAAGACCCCACTCGTCGTGTCCAGAAAAACGATTTGATGCGTTTGGTCACCAAAGGGTTGAACCGCAACGAGCGTCTGATCATCATTCTGTACTACTACGAAGAACTGACGATGAAAGAGATCGGGGCCACTTTGGACCTGTCCGAATCTCGCGTCAGCCAAATGCACACCGCCATCGTCAATCGTTTGCAACAGCAACTCGGCGTTCGTCGCCTTGAGTTCGGGGCTTAA
- a CDS encoding acetyl-CoA carboxylase carboxyltransferase subunit alpha, producing MAGPGLEFENEIADLEGQIASLERNTDRSEEIDTAIRSLRLARVAKLKETYSSLDPWQTVQVARHKNRPYTRDYLNLAFDEFVELHGDKHFGDDRAMLSGFAKLDRFKVMVIGHQKGRTYKERAACHFGCAHPEGYRKAMVKMKMAEKYRLPVICFIDTPGAYPGIGAEERGQAQVIAESMFMMSDLKTPVICVVIGEGGSGGALGIGVGDRVAVLQHAYYSVISPEGCAGILWKSHEHAPKAAAALRFTSDHLLRLGVVDDVLEEPLGGAHRDHHQMATRMKTYLSRQLSELEEMPVDQMLEQRYEKFRRLGVFLEES from the coding sequence ATGGCCGGACCTGGATTGGAATTCGAAAACGAGATCGCTGATCTGGAGGGGCAAATTGCTTCTTTGGAACGGAACACCGATCGCAGCGAAGAAATTGACACAGCGATTCGATCGTTGCGTTTGGCACGCGTTGCCAAATTGAAAGAGACTTACTCATCATTGGATCCGTGGCAAACGGTCCAAGTGGCTCGTCATAAGAACCGGCCTTACACGCGCGATTACCTCAACTTAGCGTTTGACGAGTTTGTCGAATTGCACGGTGACAAGCACTTTGGCGATGACCGCGCGATGCTGTCCGGTTTCGCGAAATTGGATCGATTCAAGGTGATGGTGATCGGTCACCAAAAAGGTAGGACCTACAAGGAACGTGCGGCTTGTCACTTTGGTTGCGCTCATCCGGAAGGTTATCGCAAGGCCATGGTGAAAATGAAAATGGCCGAGAAATATCGCTTGCCGGTCATTTGTTTCATTGACACGCCCGGAGCCTATCCGGGGATCGGTGCCGAGGAGCGCGGCCAGGCTCAAGTGATCGCCGAAAGCATGTTCATGATGAGTGATCTGAAAACGCCGGTCATCTGCGTTGTGATCGGCGAAGGTGGATCCGGTGGTGCTCTCGGGATCGGCGTTGGCGATCGAGTCGCGGTTTTGCAGCACGCTTACTACAGCGTCATCAGCCCGGAAGGCTGTGCCGGAATTTTGTGGAAGAGTCACGAACACGCGCCCAAAGCGGCCGCCGCGCTTCGGTTCACGAGCGACCATTTGTTGCGTCTCGGCGTCGTTGATGATGTGCTCGAAGAACCGCTCGGTGGCGCTCATCGTGACCACCATCAAATGGCGACTCGGATGAAGACTTATTTGTCGCGTCAGTTGTCTGAATTGGAAGAAATGCCGGTCGATCAGATGCTCGAGCAACGCTACGAAAAATTCCGCCGGCTCGGCGTCTTCTTGGAAGAGAGCTGA
- a CDS encoding glycosyltransferase family 4 protein: MRIAHVITRMIIGGAQENTLHNCQDLVHLHGDEVLLVTGPAVGPEGDLLSKRVPSDARSGDHSAVETQGRAGRFELDGLPIELIDSLRRAIHPVNDWKAARDLRRTLLGFDPDVVHTHSAKGGLLGRHVGWGLKRTSTGKRPVVVHTVHGAPFHEYQSKLAHDFFVRCERWAASRCHKLISVADAMTDLMVDAGVAPREKFVTIHSGMNVDPFVHAADHREAVRQKYGLRDEHVVVGKIARLFHLKGHVDLIPAAKRVADRYPNVRFLLVGDGILRAELEQQIESLGLQENFIFTGLVPPSEVPAMIGAMDVLVHASYREGLARALPQALIAGRPAISYDIDGAREVVIDDQTGYLVGAGELDQLADRMIRLVGDAELRQRMGREGQTRFTDLFRHETMTRRIRELYSELIAAN; encoded by the coding sequence ATGCGTATCGCCCATGTGATCACCCGAATGATCATTGGCGGCGCGCAAGAAAACACGCTGCACAATTGCCAGGACCTCGTTCATCTTCATGGGGACGAGGTCTTGCTCGTTACCGGGCCCGCTGTTGGACCGGAAGGAGACTTGCTTTCCAAACGTGTCCCGTCTGATGCACGCAGTGGCGACCATTCTGCGGTTGAGACTCAGGGCAGGGCAGGGCGGTTCGAACTGGACGGTTTGCCAATCGAGCTGATCGACTCCCTTCGTCGTGCGATTCATCCGGTGAACGACTGGAAAGCCGCTCGCGATTTACGACGGACGTTGTTGGGCTTTGATCCTGATGTCGTCCACACGCACAGCGCCAAAGGTGGTTTGCTTGGCCGACACGTCGGATGGGGGCTGAAGCGAACCTCCACTGGCAAACGTCCCGTTGTCGTCCACACGGTTCATGGCGCTCCCTTTCATGAGTACCAATCCAAGCTGGCTCATGACTTCTTCGTACGGTGTGAGCGTTGGGCCGCGTCCCGTTGTCACAAATTGATCTCGGTCGCCGATGCGATGACGGATCTGATGGTGGATGCGGGCGTCGCACCTCGCGAAAAGTTCGTGACGATTCACAGCGGGATGAACGTCGACCCGTTTGTTCATGCGGCGGATCACCGCGAAGCGGTTCGGCAAAAGTACGGTCTGCGGGACGAGCATGTTGTGGTGGGCAAGATTGCTCGACTGTTTCACTTGAAGGGTCACGTGGATTTGATCCCCGCTGCGAAGCGTGTTGCGGACCGATACCCGAACGTGCGGTTCTTGCTTGTGGGGGATGGGATCCTTCGTGCGGAACTCGAACAGCAGATTGAATCGCTGGGTTTGCAGGAGAACTTCATTTTTACCGGGTTGGTGCCACCGTCGGAGGTGCCCGCCATGATTGGTGCGATGGACGTTCTGGTTCACGCTTCCTACCGAGAAGGTTTGGCTCGGGCGTTGCCGCAAGCTTTGATCGCGGGTCGACCAGCGATCAGCTACGACATCGATGGCGCTCGCGAAGTTGTGATCGATGACCAGACCGGATACTTGGTCGGGGCAGGGGAGCTCGACCAACTGGCAGACCGGATGATTCGTTTGGTTGGCGACGCCGAACTTCGTCAGCGGATGGGGCGTGAAGGCCAAACCCGGTTCACGGATCTGTTCCGGCACGAGACGATGACTCGCCGAATTCGCGAATTGTATTCGGAACTGATCGCGGCCAACTGA